The genomic interval AATGTATCCTTGTAGTTCTTCATGGCGATGGATGCCACGCGGTTGTAAGGCAGGGCGTCCCATTGCCTTGAGCTCATGAAAATCTCTGGTAGCTCGAGAACTTTTCGGAGAGGGACGAGAACTTCGCGGCGGAGCCGGTCACGGACACGGTAGGCATAGTGGCGCTCTTCGATCTCTGCGTAGTCAGGATTGGACTCTTTGGGGAAGAGCCGGCGAGCGATGCTCTCGCAGAGGAGGGTTGTGCGATCGAAGCATGAATCGAGAGAAGGGCACCATTTGGCGGCGAGACCGATCATTTTTTGAACTTCTCCTTCTTCAGTTGCTCGAGATCCGAGACCAAGAGCTTGGCGAAGAACTCGGAGATGCGATCATGGAGGAACTGGTAGGCTGGATCACTGGCGTAGCGGTCCACGGCTCGGATCGCAAGCTTGGTCTTCTTCTCGTGCCTCTGCTTCCTGGCCTTCTCGATCTTCACTTTGGTGAGCTCGGCGGCGATCCTCTCATCTCTGGTACcgatcttcttctccttctcatcGCCGTTGCCCTTCTTGGCTTTGCCGGAGTAGAACCTCGACCTTCCACGCCGTCTGGCCCTTCTGAACTTCATGTACTCATCCTTTGCGATCTCGCGTGTATCGGCTCCATCGATGAGGCGGTGAAGGATCTCAGGGAGATCCTTCATGTAGCCAAACTCAGCTAAAGATCCGACATTGAGGGCGAGGGTTTTGGGATGATGAGCATGAAGCCATAGTGCCGCCGTGTAGAACCCCTCCTTATCGGACTTCCCGGTGCCACGAACGCCACGGAGATTGCACACGAGCTTGAGCGCGATGAGCGGATCATGCTTCCAAGCGGCGGTGAGGAGGTTGATCACAGTGGTCGCCGCCGTATCAGGGACGACCTTGAAGAAGAAATCGAGGCAGGGATTGCCGGATGAGAGAAACGTCCCAAGATAAATTCTCGGTTAAACCCCTCGGCGGCTCCGATGACGAGTTGAAGCTAGAATCTATTACATCGAGGAAGGGTTCACCGGTGGGCTTGTCCGCAGGCTCATCGGAGACCGGCGACGAGGCATCTCCGATCTCCGTCGAAACAGGATCATCGGAGGTCTGTAGCGGGGCGTCTCTGATCTCCGGCGGACCGAGGAGACGGCTATCAGAGCACATGGTGAGACCGTAAGAGGATTGTTGGAAATGGCCTGTGGAAATgcgtgtgtttgtgtgtgtgtgtatatgtgtggCCTTTTTATGTATGCTATTGTTTGTTGCTTGGCTACCAAGTGTGGCATTTTTTTGTAAGCTATTGTTTGTTGCTTGGCTATCAAGGTAGGTTTGTCGgctttgaatttaattttgaaaacttcaaaatattatatttcaattaataataataaccaaacTACAATTTACTCCATCTAtgaaatcattaaataaaattaaatctacaaatattatatatatccaaaaaaaaaaaatcaatgcattAAATTATTCGTTGTAATGTGTCACTGtatcagttatatatatatttttttttataaatggatAATATATAATCTTAACTATTGTTTTGAAAAAGGGTTGAATTTTTGTACTTAAGTGCCTCACTCCCGATaagatatttttagttttttttttcatgtttgttttgtCATTCAgctgtggtttatttattttttttaaaacattgatttCTCAACATTTTATTTTGAGAGAAAATAAGTTATTTCTATTACTGAGATGGTATaaacttgatatatatatttaataaaatagataaactatgtTTATACTATTCACCATATATGAGTAAAGAACTCATATGCTTTACTCTTGGACTACACCAACATTGACTATGGGCTTATTTGAATCAGCTTATAGCAGATCCAAAAGCACTT from Dioscorea cayenensis subsp. rotundata cultivar TDr96_F1 chromosome 7, TDr96_F1_v2_PseudoChromosome.rev07_lg8_w22 25.fasta, whole genome shotgun sequence carries:
- the LOC120265427 gene encoding LOW QUALITY PROTEIN: uncharacterized protein LOC120265427 (The sequence of the model RefSeq protein was modified relative to this genomic sequence to represent the inferred CDS: deleted 4 bases in 3 codons) — its product is MCSDSRLLGPPEIRDAPLQTSDDPVSTEIGDASSPVSDEPADKPTGEPFLDVIDSSFNSSSEPPRGLTENLSGTFLSSGNPCLDFFFKVVPDTAATTVINLLTAAWKHDPLIALKLVCNLRGVRGTGKSDKEGFYTAALWLHAHHPKTLALNVGSLAEFGYMKDLPEILHRLIDGADTREIAKDEYMKFRRARRRGRSRFYSGKAKKGNGDEKEKKIGTRDERIAAELTKVKIEKARKQRHEKKTKLAIRAVDRYASDPAYQFLHDRISEFFAKLLVSDLEQLKKEKQKMIGLAAKWCPSLDSCFDRTTLLCESIARRLFPKESNPDYAEIEERHYAYRVRDRLRREVLVPLRKVLELPEIFMSSRQWDALPYNRVASIAMKNYKDTFKKHDKDRFSNFLEDVKKGKAKIAAGALLPHEILAAVCKPKDEDGDDDDDDVAELQWARMVQDVLKLGKLNNCIAVCDVSGSMSGTPMEVCVAMGILISELSEEPWKGRVITFSGEPQLHKITGNTLREKSEFVRTMNWGMNTDFQKVFDQILQVAVQGNLPPEQMIKRVFVFSDMEFDQASESNWETDYEVICRKFQACGYGEAIPEIVFWNLRDSSSVPVTANQKAVALVSGFSKNLVKLFLEGGGIVNPVAIMDLAISGKEYEKLVVFD